The genome window GAAAGTCCAAAGGAAGAGCGATAAGCCGCGGGCTACGAGGTCATCATGAACCGTAGAAATCACACCGCCTACGATGATTGCCAGACACGTAACGCTGATGCCCGGCATCAGACTCTGGATGGTAGGGAAGCAGTCTTTCTTGCCGTAAATATAGTTGAGGGCGCAGCCGATGGCCACAGGAATAATCGTTACGATGAGGATGTTGATGAACATTCCCACAGCATCTACATGGATAATCTCGCCTGCCGTAATCTTCATCAGCAGCGGAGTCATCACCGGTGCAAGAATGGTAGAGGCGCAGGTCATTCCTACGGAGAAAGCTACATCGCCATGACACAGATAACTCATAATGTTGCTCGAAACGCCGCCCGGACAGCAACCTACCAGCAGGATTCCGAGTGCCAGGGCTGGGTCAAGATGCCACACATGAACCAGGGTGTAAGCCACGCCAGGCATGATGATAAACTGGGCACAGGCTCCGATGAAGACATCCAGCGGGCGCTGAGCCAGAATCTTGAAGTCGTTGGTGGTCAAGGTCAGACCCATGGTGAGCATGATGATGCCGAGAATGACGGTTTGAGTAGTTCCGCGCACCCAGTCGAAGGTATGTGGGAAGAAGAATGTGAACACTGCAACACCTATCACGAAGATAGATGTGTAATTGGCCAGCAGCTTGCTGAGCCCTTGGAATAACTTAAGCATAATTCTATTTCTTTTAAAATCCTGATATTTCTCTCTTATTTATTTCTTTCCTCGCTTTCAATATCGAGTGCAAAAGTACGTCTTTTCTATCGGATAAACAAATTATTCCGCAAGAAAATGATAAATTATAACATTTTTATAGGGTAGCGCTTGCAAATCTGCACGAATCTTTTGGGATTGTGCAAAATCATGGGCAAAATAATTCGGCTTTTCTTCTTTAATTCCGCAACAAATGTGTAACTTTGCACCCATATTATCGATAATAGTCATAGAATGAACGAAGATTTTGATATAAGACAAGAAATGGTTTCGCCTGCCGAAAAGGAATTCGAGAAGGCGCTGCGCCCGTTGAAGTTTTCTGATTTCAGCGGACAGAATGGCGTGGTAGAAAATCTCGAGGTCTTTGTTGAGGCTGCCAAATATCGTGGCGAACCGCTCGACCATACGCTCCTCCACGGTCCGCCGGGATTGGGTAAGACCACGCTGAGCAACATCATCGCCAACGAACTGGGCGTAGGATTCAAGATTACATCGGGTCCTGTGCTTGATAAGCCGGGCGATCTGGCGGGAATCCTTACCTCGCTGGAGCCCAACGATGTGCTCTTCATCGATGAAATCCACCGTCTTTCGCCTGTCGTAGAGGAGTATCTCTATTCGGCGATGGAGGATTACCGCATCGACATCATGATAGATAAGGGTCCTTCGGCTCGCAGCATACAGATAGATCTGAATCCGTTTACCCTCGTGGGAGCGACAACGAGAAGCGGTCTGCTTACAGCCCCATTGCGTGCCCGTTTCGGAATCAATCTGCATCTGGAATATTACGACCCGGCTACGCTTCAGAAGATTATCAAGCGAAGTGCGATGCTCCTGAAGGTGCCGATAGAGGATGAGGCGGCAGTGGAAATCTCCCGCCGTTCGCGCGGAACCCCTCGTATCGCCAATTCTCTGCTCAGAAGAGTGCGTGATTTTGCCCAGGTAAAGGGCAACGGAACCATCACTTACGATATTGCCCAAATGGCGCTCAAGGCGCTCAACATCGACCAGTATGGCTTGGATGAGATTGATAATAAGATTCTCACCACCATCATCGACAAGTTCCGTGGCGGTCCGGTAGGCGTAAGCACCATTGCCACGGCAATAGGCGAGGATGGCGGCACCGTAGAGGAGGTTTACGAGCCGTTCCTTATCATGGAGGGTTTCATCAAGCGTACGCCGCGAGGAAGAATGGCAACGCCGCTTGCCTACGAGCATCTCGGCAGAAATCCGTATACAAGCAATATTATGCAGGGAGACTTGTTTGAGTAATGTTGAATGTTAAATGTTGAATGTTGAATTAGGGCTAGCGCCGTAAAAGGATAAACATTTATGAAGATTGGGATTTTTACGGGTACATTCGACCCATTTACGATAGGACATCAGAACATTGCTGAGCGTGCCTTGCCCATGTTTGACAAGCTCGTGATTGCAGTGGCGGTGAGCAAGCTGAAGCACGCCAGCGAGGAAATCTCGAAGCGTGTGGAGGATATTAAGGCTGTTTTTCCGAAGGAATGTTCGGAGTTGGTGGATGTGGAGGATGCATCTAAGGGTTATCGCCTGGAGGTGGTTTCTTACGATGATCTCACCATCGATTTGGCGCATCGCCTGGGAGCCAGGTTTCTGGTTCGTGGCGTCCGTTCTGCCAAGGATTTCGAGTACGAGCGAGAGCAGGCTGATATCAACAAGCAGTTGGGCGGCGTAGAAACCATCCTGCTGTTTTCCGACCCAAGATACAGCAGCATCAGCTCAACGCTGGTTAGGGAATTGAGGTTCTTCGGAAGAGAAGTAGATGAATTTTTACCAAAAATAAAATAAAAATAGGAGGAAGAAGCGTATGATAACATACAATGTAGATGGCGTGAAAATGCCAAAGATCAAGAAACGTGATACGAGTGCCTGGATTCGCAAGGTAGCAGCCTCTCATGGCCGCAAGGTGGGTGAGATTGGCTATATGTTTGTGGATGACGAGAAGATTCTCGAAGTGAACAACGAGTATCTGGGTCATGATTACTATACCGATGTCATCACCTTCGATTATGATGAGGATGATGTGATTAACGGCGACATCGTGATTTCGCTCGATACAGTCCGCACCAATGCCGAGCAGTTTGGCAAGACCTACGATGATGAGCTCCATCGCGTCATCATCCATGGCATCCTGCACCTCTGCGGAATCAACGACAAGGGCCCGGGAGAGCGTGAAATCATGGAGGAGAACGAGAATAAGGCGCTCGCCCTGCTCGAAGGTGCTTCAATATTGAAGAAGTAAAGCCCTTCTCTATAATTTGAGGAAGCTAGGTTTCTTCGAATTTCTCGGTCGAAGTATAGAAAAACAGCTGTTAACTGTTAACCTGTTAACTCTTGGCAGTTAAGATGAACAGTTAACTCCTTAATGTGGTTAATGTAGCGGGCTGAAAGCCCAGCAAGCTCTTAGCCCAGGGCAACACCCTGGGTATAAGGAAGATATAACGGATTCGCCCTGTAAAGGCAAAAACTTTCATATACGAGGCTTTTGCTCCTACAGGGCGTTTTGCTTTATTCTATCGCCTTTATTCTTTCCCGGCATTCTTTCAATATCTCTTTCAGTTCCTCCACGGTCGTGGCTCTCAGCATGGCGATTCTCGTCTGGCGAAAATCGGGAATGCCCTTGAAGATAGGGGAGGCGGCAAGGTGGCGACGGGTGTGGAGAATGCCTCTGTACTCATCGATGCGCTCCACGTTGATGCGGAGCTGCTCCTCCAGGAGGTCGATTTTCTCATCTACGGTGAGTGGGGCTGCACCCGTATTGTCTAAGTAATCGCGTATTTCCTTGAAAATCCAAGGGCGGCCGAAGGTGGCGCGGCCAATCATTACCGCATCTACGCCGTATCTCTCGAAGGCAAGCTTGGCTTCTTCCGGGGTCGTAATATCGCCGTTGCCGATGATAGGAATATGGATGCGGGGATTGTTCTTCACCTCTCCTATGAGGCTCCAGTCAGCTTCTCCGGTGTACATCTGACTACGGGTTCTGCCGTGGATGGTGAGCGCCTGGATTCCGCAATCCTGTAGCTGCTCGGCAAGGTCGGTGATGATGAGGTTCTCGCAATCCCATCCCAATCGGGTTTTCACAGTTACCGGCACGTTTACCGCCTTCACCACTTCTCTTGTAATATCCAGCATCAGCGGAATATTGCGGAGCATTCCGGCTCCTGCACCCTTTCCGGCAACCTTCTTCACCGGGCAACCGAAGTTAATATCAATCACATCCGGCTTCGCCTGTTCTACGATTTTGGCAGCTTCCACCATATCCTCGGTGGTTCTGCCGTAAATCTGAATGCCCACAGGGCGCTCTTCATCGCTTATCGTAAGCTTGCTGACTGTGCTCTTGATGCTTCGCACCAGGGCTTCCGCCGATACGAACTCAGTATAAACCATGGCGGCTCCGAATCGCTTGCAGAGCATGCGAAAGCCAATATCCGTTACGTCTTCCATCGGAGCGAGGAAGAGGGGCTGAGGCCCAAATTCTATATTTCCTATTTTCATGAGTTTCGAGTGAAATCTTCTTATTCCTATGATGTATATCTTCTTTTTTGCGGCTGCAAAGTTACTGCTTTTTTCTGAAAATAAAGAAAATACTACTTCAAAAGATGATACATTCCCCCTGCAAAGGTCTTGATGACTCCCTTCATCTCCAATGTGAAGAGGAGGGAAGTGAGGCGAGAAATGTCGATATTCGTCTTTACGGAGATGAGATTCACTTGCAGGTCGTTGGTCTTGGAGAGGACATCTACGATGAGTTGCTCCTCTGGAGATAATTCCGGGAAGAGGCTGCGCTCGATGCCTTGCTGCTTGGCTCGCATCAGGGTTGTATCATCCTGCCAGCCCATATCCTTCACGAAGTCCTCGGCACTGGTGATGAGCGTGGCGCCGTTGTTGCGTATCAGGTTGTTGCAGCCCTCGCTGTAGTGGTCGTCTATCCTGCCCGGGAAGGTGAAGACGTCCCTACCGTAGGATTGCGAAATATCGCAGGTGATGAGGCCGCCGCCATGAGCTGCGCTCTCTATCAGGATGCAGGCATCCGACATTCCCGCTACGATGCGGTTGCGGCGCACGAAGTTTATCTTATCAGCGTTTGTACGGGTAAGGAATTCGGTGAGCAGTCCGCCCTGTTCTATCATTCTTGCCGCCGTTTCCCGGTGCTGACGGGGGTAGAGGTCATCCAGACCGTGAGCCAGCACGCCTATGGTTTCGTAGCCGCTGGCGAGTGCCTGGCGGTGCGCCACGATGTCCACTCCGTAGGCAAGTCCGCTCATGATGAGCACGTTGGGCGAGAGCTGCTTCAGGTCGGTGATGAAGCGGCGGATGAGGTCTTCGCCGTAAGGCGTGCAGTGGCGGGTTCCCACGATGTTGATGACGCGCTGCTGGTTGAGGTTGGCGTTGCCTTTATAGAAGAGGATGAGGGGTGCGTCATCG of Segatella copri contains these proteins:
- a CDS encoding bile acid:sodium symporter family protein, with protein sequence MLKLFQGLSKLLANYTSIFVIGVAVFTFFFPHTFDWVRGTTQTVILGIIMLTMGLTLTTNDFKILAQRPLDVFIGACAQFIIMPGVAYTLVHVWHLDPALALGILLVGCCPGGVSSNIMSYLCHGDVAFSVGMTCASTILAPVMTPLLMKITAGEIIHVDAVGMFINILIVTIIPVAIGCALNYIYGKKDCFPTIQSLMPGISVTCLAIIVGGVISTVHDDLVARGLSLFLWTFAVVFCHNTLGYLLGWLAGKCAGFNTAKKRTISIEVGMQNAGLATVLAGNFFAAQPLAVLPCAISCAWHSISGTILAGIYLKWDRMHNAR
- the ruvB gene encoding Holliday junction branch migration DNA helicase RuvB, producing MNEDFDIRQEMVSPAEKEFEKALRPLKFSDFSGQNGVVENLEVFVEAAKYRGEPLDHTLLHGPPGLGKTTLSNIIANELGVGFKITSGPVLDKPGDLAGILTSLEPNDVLFIDEIHRLSPVVEEYLYSAMEDYRIDIMIDKGPSARSIQIDLNPFTLVGATTRSGLLTAPLRARFGINLHLEYYDPATLQKIIKRSAMLLKVPIEDEAAVEISRRSRGTPRIANSLLRRVRDFAQVKGNGTITYDIAQMALKALNIDQYGLDEIDNKILTTIIDKFRGGPVGVSTIATAIGEDGGTVEEVYEPFLIMEGFIKRTPRGRMATPLAYEHLGRNPYTSNIMQGDLFE
- the coaD gene encoding pantetheine-phosphate adenylyltransferase, translated to MKIGIFTGTFDPFTIGHQNIAERALPMFDKLVIAVAVSKLKHASEEISKRVEDIKAVFPKECSELVDVEDASKGYRLEVVSYDDLTIDLAHRLGARFLVRGVRSAKDFEYEREQADINKQLGGVETILLFSDPRYSSISSTLVRELRFFGREVDEFLPKIK
- the ybeY gene encoding rRNA maturation RNase YbeY, with the translated sequence MITYNVDGVKMPKIKKRDTSAWIRKVAASHGRKVGEIGYMFVDDEKILEVNNEYLGHDYYTDVITFDYDEDDVINGDIVISLDTVRTNAEQFGKTYDDELHRVIIHGILHLCGINDKGPGEREIMEENENKALALLEGASILKK
- the dusB gene encoding tRNA dihydrouridine synthase DusB: MKIGNIEFGPQPLFLAPMEDVTDIGFRMLCKRFGAAMVYTEFVSAEALVRSIKSTVSKLTISDEERPVGIQIYGRTTEDMVEAAKIVEQAKPDVIDINFGCPVKKVAGKGAGAGMLRNIPLMLDITREVVKAVNVPVTVKTRLGWDCENLIITDLAEQLQDCGIQALTIHGRTRSQMYTGEADWSLIGEVKNNPRIHIPIIGNGDITTPEEAKLAFERYGVDAVMIGRATFGRPWIFKEIRDYLDNTGAAPLTVDEKIDLLEEQLRINVERIDEYRGILHTRRHLAASPIFKGIPDFRQTRIAMLRATTVEELKEILKECRERIKAIE
- the dprA gene encoding DNA-processing protein DprA → MGDQQEILNTILLTRLNYFSLAGMLELYRKVGSATLILEHKNNLRDILPDASDKLVSAIQNCEEARKRAEEELEYDIRYGIEPIPMNDDHYPQRLKDCDDAPLILFYKGNANLNQQRVINIVGTRHCTPYGEDLIRRFITDLKQLSPNVLIMSGLAYGVDIVAHRQALASGYETIGVLAHGLDDLYPRQHRETAARMIEQGGLLTEFLTRTNADKINFVRRNRIVAGMSDACILIESAAHGGGLITCDISQSYGRDVFTFPGRIDDHYSEGCNNLIRNNGATLITSAEDFVKDMGWQDDTTLMRAKQQGIERSLFPELSPEEQLIVDVLSKTNDLQVNLISVKTNIDISRLTSLLFTLEMKGVIKTFAGGMYHLLK